A genomic window from Cytobacillus suaedae includes:
- a CDS encoding DMT family transporter encodes MSDAQKGHLFNLLSVFMIALGPLFSKFGLLELTPAKAALINALTILLASFVFGLVTRKPVTIYFEKSILLLSLFNSLGVIFLFLSINLLSPVEIGFIGRFYTVFAVLLSVFLLKEKLSKREMMFIIIAIAGVFLFVDKGGNYREQLPGTTFAVLYTFFFALTNVFIKKTMSTSKSSNSILFTNNSMTFLIIIVYSVLSGELFEGGFQANGIGFIILSSLFAGFGGTILLYEALKYLRFSIANVTRAFSPLLLAVISFPFFPIEITLQNTVGAIVLAASIFMLSMEDKQNNRDKKQPSSS; translated from the coding sequence ATGAGCGATGCACAAAAAGGACATCTATTTAACCTTTTATCCGTATTTATGATTGCCTTGGGCCCTTTGTTTTCAAAGTTTGGCTTATTAGAGCTTACACCAGCAAAAGCTGCTTTGATCAATGCACTAACGATCCTTTTAGCCAGCTTTGTGTTTGGATTGGTTACGAGAAAACCTGTCACTATCTATTTTGAAAAAAGTATACTTTTACTCTCACTCTTTAACTCATTAGGAGTCATTTTTTTGTTCCTCAGTATAAATCTCCTATCTCCTGTTGAAATAGGCTTTATCGGACGCTTTTATACCGTCTTTGCAGTATTGTTATCTGTTTTTCTTTTAAAAGAAAAATTGTCTAAGCGTGAAATGATGTTTATCATTATTGCAATAGCAGGTGTCTTTCTGTTTGTAGATAAAGGAGGAAATTATCGAGAACAATTACCTGGGACTACATTTGCAGTCCTCTATACGTTTTTCTTTGCTTTAACAAATGTATTTATTAAGAAAACAATGTCTACTTCAAAAAGTTCAAATTCGATTCTTTTTACAAATAACTCTATGACGTTTCTTATCATTATCGTTTATAGTGTTTTATCTGGTGAGTTGTTTGAAGGTGGATTTCAGGCAAATGGAATTGGCTTTATCATTCTATCTTCTCTTTTTGCCGGCTTTGGAGGAACAATTCTCTTATACGAGGCTTTGAAATATCTACGTTTTTCTATCGCTAATGTTACGAGAGCATTTAGCCCATTGCTTTTAGCAGTGATTTCATTTCCATTTTTCCCAATCGAAATAACACTGCAAAATACAGTTGGTGCCATTGTTTTAGCTGCTTCTATTTTTATGTTATCTATGGAAGATAAACAGAATAATAGAGATAAAAAACAACCCTCCTCTTCGTAA
- a CDS encoding efflux RND transporter permease subunit, translating into MNWLNFIVKRKILVGLMVVFVLILGCYSILKLDKELLPSVQFDGAYVEIGAGEMAAIEVERTITTPLESQIKSIEGVESVDSTTNIGRSSIQITFERGRGEELFKEVESIVNTSTANMTGVKDVFAGQIGTSQSYEFFMDISGGSMEEMTAFAKDVIEPRLEALPEVRDVSLSGLVEHEVSIEFSREKMIEQGLDITYVIGAIQQGNSEATLGELSGDTNSPSLRWNTKLETIDEVKNIKIPTQTGFIDLEEVAKVSLVPLESSSSVWKNGSKDFVFIQVGRSSEYTQIEMAEAIRAEIKQIRDEDVITGFELTEMVAQADYVKESIDGVTSNILIGGIIAVVILLLFLRNIRATFIVGLTIPTSVLLTFSAMWIFDYSFNLLTLIGLGLGIGMMVDSAIVILESIYRKKEQGLDKFAAVIEGTKEVSTAVIASMLTTIVVFLPIGLLGGEMGTFMIMLSAVVAITLISSVVVSFTVIPSLSENFLKLGKKKKEKKAGPLLRFYSGIVSWTVKKKRYSFAVIGLFFLMFAGSLALVTKIPMTIMPDMLNRYAEVMVTVETGLSNEEKEELISAMNETLSQVQDVETNYVMDMGTMLYTIINMTKEDNITREQKEVNEEIMRSLRDLKENYPLKDAQAAMSAGGGSPVQVNISGDSFDELKGIADEFINELSDIEGIVAVTNSIERTSIEQLIELKTSEIEKAGLTEPQIKQFIEQSFLQMPLGEMTINEENVPVTVKWDEKVEKQTELLDLKIPTANGEKTLATFIELKSVNTPNQITHSDGERFISISADIEGKDLGAINREVTKLIEEFDAPSGYTVSVAGDLEQQQELMKEMLLVLGLAIFLVYFVMAVQFNHLIHPIVVMSVIPMTFVGVILGLVITGRELSIMSGMGVIMLIGIVLNNAILLIDRTNQLRREGYSVADALVEAGENRIRPILMTTLTTVGGMLPLALASGTSGNYQAPMATVIISGLLFATLITLVLIPASYRLFDSLGKIGKGRRKKEKLPTEEVAEQAS; encoded by the coding sequence ATGAACTGGCTTAACTTTATTGTTAAGAGAAAAATTTTAGTAGGTTTGATGGTCGTATTTGTTCTTATTCTAGGATGCTATTCAATTTTAAAACTAGATAAAGAGCTATTGCCGTCTGTACAATTTGATGGAGCTTATGTAGAAATTGGTGCAGGCGAAATGGCTGCTATAGAGGTAGAGCGAACGATAACAACGCCATTAGAAAGCCAAATAAAGTCAATCGAGGGAGTTGAAAGTGTAGACTCTACAACAAACATTGGCAGAAGTTCGATTCAAATTACGTTTGAACGTGGCCGTGGAGAAGAGCTGTTTAAAGAAGTAGAATCGATTGTAAATACTTCAACTGCAAACATGACCGGGGTAAAAGATGTTTTTGCTGGTCAAATCGGTACAAGTCAAAGTTATGAATTCTTCATGGATATCTCTGGCGGAAGTATGGAAGAGATGACAGCTTTTGCAAAAGATGTGATTGAACCAAGACTTGAAGCATTACCAGAAGTGCGTGATGTGTCACTTTCCGGCTTAGTTGAACATGAAGTATCGATTGAGTTTAGCCGTGAGAAAATGATTGAGCAAGGATTGGATATTACATATGTAATAGGTGCTATCCAACAGGGTAACAGTGAAGCAACTTTAGGTGAATTGAGTGGAGATACAAACTCACCTTCACTACGATGGAATACGAAACTAGAAACAATTGATGAAGTAAAGAACATAAAAATCCCAACACAAACTGGATTTATTGACTTAGAGGAAGTAGCGAAAGTTTCACTTGTTCCTTTAGAAAGCTCATCTTCAGTTTGGAAAAATGGATCAAAGGATTTTGTCTTTATCCAAGTTGGTCGTAGCTCAGAGTATACTCAGATTGAAATGGCTGAAGCGATTCGAGCTGAGATTAAACAAATACGAGATGAAGATGTTATTACCGGCTTTGAATTAACAGAAATGGTTGCACAAGCAGATTATGTTAAGGAATCGATTGATGGAGTGACAAGCAATATTCTTATTGGTGGTATTATTGCTGTTGTGATTTTATTACTATTCCTTCGAAACATAAGAGCAACATTTATAGTAGGGTTAACAATTCCAACATCTGTTTTACTAACGTTTTCTGCGATGTGGATTTTTGACTATAGCTTTAACTTATTAACTCTAATTGGACTTGGGTTAGGAATTGGAATGATGGTTGACTCGGCCATTGTTATTTTAGAATCGATTTACCGTAAAAAAGAACAAGGGCTAGATAAATTTGCAGCAGTAATTGAAGGCACAAAAGAGGTTTCAACTGCGGTTATTGCTTCAATGCTAACTACTATTGTCGTTTTCCTTCCAATTGGATTACTTGGTGGGGAAATGGGAACCTTCATGATCATGCTATCAGCTGTTGTGGCAATTACATTAATTAGCTCAGTGGTTGTATCATTTACGGTAATCCCTTCTTTATCAGAAAACTTTTTAAAGCTTGGCAAGAAAAAGAAGGAAAAGAAAGCAGGTCCACTATTACGTTTTTATAGTGGTATTGTTTCTTGGACTGTTAAGAAAAAGCGCTATAGCTTTGCAGTTATTGGTCTGTTTTTCCTGATGTTTGCGGGGTCACTTGCACTCGTTACGAAAATTCCAATGACGATTATGCCAGATATGCTAAACCGCTATGCAGAGGTAATGGTTACTGTAGAAACAGGTTTATCAAATGAAGAAAAAGAAGAGTTAATTTCAGCTATGAATGAAACGCTATCTCAGGTTCAAGATGTAGAAACAAACTATGTCATGGATATGGGTACAATGCTTTACACGATTATTAATATGACAAAAGAAGATAATATTACACGAGAGCAAAAAGAAGTAAACGAGGAAATTATGCGTTCTTTACGTGATTTAAAAGAGAATTATCCTCTTAAAGATGCACAGGCTGCTATGTCAGCTGGAGGCGGTTCTCCAGTTCAAGTGAATATTTCCGGTGATAGCTTTGATGAACTTAAAGGAATCGCTGATGAGTTTATAAATGAATTAAGCGATATTGAAGGAATTGTAGCTGTAACTAATTCAATTGAACGAACTTCAATTGAACAATTGATTGAATTAAAAACAAGTGAAATTGAAAAAGCAGGACTAACTGAGCCACAAATTAAACAATTTATCGAGCAAAGCTTTCTGCAAATGCCATTAGGTGAAATGACGATAAATGAAGAAAATGTACCAGTGACTGTTAAATGGGATGAAAAAGTTGAGAAACAAACTGAACTATTAGACTTAAAAATTCCAACTGCTAATGGTGAAAAGACATTAGCAACATTCATTGAGTTAAAAAGTGTCAATACTCCAAATCAGATCACACATAGTGATGGAGAAAGATTTATTTCCATCTCAGCTGATATTGAAGGGAAAGACTTAGGAGCAATCAATCGCGAGGTTACAAAGCTAATTGAAGAATTCGATGCTCCGTCAGGCTACACTGTATCAGTTGCTGGTGACTTAGAACAACAGCAAGAATTAATGAAAGAGATGTTATTAGTTTTAGGTCTTGCAATTTTCTTGGTTTACTTTGTAATGGCTGTTCAGTTTAATCACTTAATCCATCCAATTGTTGTTATGTCTGTTATCCCAATGACATTTGTCGGCGTTATTTTAGGATTAGTTATTACTGGGCGTGAGTTAAGCATTATGTCAGGAATGGGCGTTATCATGTTAATCGGTATTGTATTAAATAATGCCATCCTGCTGATTGATCGAACAAATCAACTTAGACGTGAAGGGTATTCAGTAGCAGATGCACTTGTTGAAGCTGGTGAAAATCGTATCCGTCCGATTTTAATGACAACATTAACAACAGTTGGTGGAATGCTTCCTTTAGCATTAGCTTCAGGAACTTCAGGTAACTATCAAGCACCAATGGCAACTGTTATTATTTCTGGGTTACTATTCGCAACCTTGATAACTCTAGTATTAATTCCAGCATCTTATCGTCTTTTTGACTCTTTAGGTAAGATAGGAAAAGGTCGTCGTAAAAAAGAAAAACTACCAACTGAAGAGGTAGCAGAGCAAGCAAGTTAA